In Umboniibacter marinipuniceus, the sequence ATGGGCAATTTCCATTATTTCGCGCATCTGAGGCTCGTTTAACGAGCGCGTTGAGTTTACAATAACGTTCCCCGAAGGAGCTAGCCAATTGTCCAAACTAAATCCACGCCAAGCTGAAGCAGTCAAATACATCGATGGTCCACTCTTGGTGCTGGCCGGGGCAGGCTCGGGAAAGACCAGCGTAATCACCCGTAAGATCGCCTACTTGATTGAAGAGTGCGGTTATCCTGGCCAGGCTATTGCTGCCGTAACCTTCACCAACAAGGCGGCCCGCGAGATGAAGGAGCGGGTTGCTCAGCTGGTAGACAAGAAGAAAATACGTGGATTGATGGTTTGTACCTTTCATACCCTCGGCTTGACGATTATTAGGCGCGAGCTTAGAACATTAGGCTATCGACCTGGATTTTCTATCTTTGATCAATCCGATGCGTTAGCACTGCTTAAAGAGCTCATGATGAAAGACGGGGATATTGATATGGATCACGTCGAGATGATCCAAAATATGATCTCCAACTGGAAGAACGAACTCATCTCACCTGAGAAGGCACTTTCGATGGCAGGTTCTCAAGGCGAGCAACAGATTGCGGCTATTTATCAGCATTACAATCGCGCACTTAAAGCCTACAACGCCTTCGACTTCGATGATCTTATCTTACAGCCCAGTTTACTCTTTGACGAACATCCCGATATCCTCCAACGCTGGCGCGCCAAGTTACGTTATCTTCTGATTGACGAATATCAGGATACCAATGGCGCCCAGTATCAGTTAATTCAAACCCTGCTGGGTAATCGCGGTGGACTAACGGTAGTCGGCGACGATGATCAGTCAATCTACGCCTGGCGTGGTGCAAGGCCCGAGAATATTGCCCAGCTTAGTAAGGATTACCCCGGCCTACACGTAGTGAAACTTGAACAGAATTATCGGTCGACTAGTCGCATCCTCAAAGCAGCGAATCACCTCATTGATCATAACCCGCACGATTTCAATAAGAAACTGTGGAGCGAAATGGGCTACGGTGATCCAATTCGGGTCATTCGTACTGCCAATGAAGACGCCGAGTGCGAGCGGGTCGCAACAGAGATCATGGACCAGCGCTTACGAACCGGTGGTAGGTATAGCGATTTTGCCGTGTTATACCGAGGCAATCACCAATCTCGATTGCTGGAAATGAAACTACAGCAATTCCAAGTTCCGTATATTATGTCTGGTGGTACTAGCTTTTTCTCTCGCCAAGAGGTGAAAGATTCGCTGGCCTATCTCCGATTATTGGTGAATCCTACGGATGATAATGCCTTTCTTCGAATCATTAATGTCCCGCGCCGAAAAATCGGCCCTAGCACGCTAGAGAAGCTGGCGGGTATTGCGGTTCAAAGAGAACAAAGCCTCTTTAATACCTGCGGAGACGCTCATGCCCTAAACGCTAACTTTCCGCCCGAGGCAGCGAAGCGACTATTCGACTTTCACGACTGGATTTCTGGCGTGCGTCAGCGAGCCGACGAGGGTGATCCCATCGCGGCAGTAAGGGCGATGATTGATGAATCAGATTATGAAAACTGGCTGCATCAGAATGCCTCTTCACCAAACGTAGCGGAAAAACGCATGGGCAATGTCCATTCGCTCGTTGATCAGCTTAAGCAAACTTTAGGCTGGCTGCAGGAAGACGATCCGGATGCAGACCTCGAAGCTGTCATCAACAGATTACTGCTTCGTGACATGCTTGAGCAACAAGAGGAAGAAGATGATTCTGATCGAGTTCAATTACTGACGATTCACGCCTCGAAAGGACTGGAGTATCCGAACGTATTCCTATTAGGCTGGGAAGAAGAGATTCTGCCTCATCGCTCTTCTATTGAAGAAGGCAATGTCGAAGAAGAACGCCGATTGGCGTATGTAGCTATAACCCGAGCAAAGCGAAACCTAACGATAACTTTGGCTGCCAAACGCAAGCAATTTGGCGAATGGCAGACGTGCCAGCCCTCTCGATTCCTTGATGAACTGCCCGAAGAAGATATTGATAAACTTGGTTTTGGTACGGATACAGAGAAGGCGCAGAATAAAGAACGCGGCCGAGAAACCCTAGCCTCGTTGAGGGATCTACTAAAGAAGTGACCAACAAAAATGGCGAGCCTCACAAAGATCACTCGCCATTGGATTTTTCACTACGCCAATCAATGCTGTTAAACCAAGTATGCTGTTGCCCGCGCCCGCCAATCATCAGAGAATGCGATGGCTTTTCTGGCATTGGTATCAAACAGTACCGAGGTACTCTCTAGCGTTGCCACCAGCTCTGCTGTTTGACTGTTATACATACTGTACAACACCGTCATCGACTTGCCGCCTAGCTTCGTTAGCTGCGCGGAGATGGACAGCAATTCCCCGCTGCCAACCTCTGCTTGGTACTCAATCACATGCTTCACATCAGCGAAGCCAATTCCATCTTCTTTCACCTGCGTGGCAGTCCAGCCAAACACTTTATGCAGGAAGTGATAGCTCGCATCATCGAACATCGCCATATAATGGCGAGTCGTGAGATGTAGCATGGCGTCACACATCCATGGATGTGCAACAGCTTGGAAAACAACATTGTTGATCGTCATGAACTCATGCCCTAAAAGCTTTAGTGGTCGAATAGTTGAGCCTAATTGAACTTGGACTAGCTTGCTAGCGCTGCGCCACCGCTGAACGCTTTGATTTTAGCTTCCTGCTTTACAAGTCCTAGCTGCTCGCGAGCTTGTGCTGGCGTTTGAATACTAGCACCCATGAGCTCAACAATGTTGCGAGCACGTTCAACCAACTGCGCGTTGGTAGCCAACTGACCTCGACTGAGGAATAGATTATCCTCTAAACCAACGCGAACGTTTCCGCCAAGCAGCGCCGCTTGAGCAACCATAGGCATTTCCATGGCACCAAGTCCAAAGCCCGCCCAGTTTGCTTCAGCAGGCAAATTAGCGACC encodes:
- the rep gene encoding DNA helicase Rep produces the protein MSKLNPRQAEAVKYIDGPLLVLAGAGSGKTSVITRKIAYLIEECGYPGQAIAAVTFTNKAAREMKERVAQLVDKKKIRGLMVCTFHTLGLTIIRRELRTLGYRPGFSIFDQSDALALLKELMMKDGDIDMDHVEMIQNMISNWKNELISPEKALSMAGSQGEQQIAAIYQHYNRALKAYNAFDFDDLILQPSLLFDEHPDILQRWRAKLRYLLIDEYQDTNGAQYQLIQTLLGNRGGLTVVGDDDQSIYAWRGARPENIAQLSKDYPGLHVVKLEQNYRSTSRILKAANHLIDHNPHDFNKKLWSEMGYGDPIRVIRTANEDAECERVATEIMDQRLRTGGRYSDFAVLYRGNHQSRLLEMKLQQFQVPYIMSGGTSFFSRQEVKDSLAYLRLLVNPTDDNAFLRIINVPRRKIGPSTLEKLAGIAVQREQSLFNTCGDAHALNANFPPEAAKRLFDFHDWISGVRQRADEGDPIAAVRAMIDESDYENWLHQNASSPNVAEKRMGNVHSLVDQLKQTLGWLQEDDPDADLEAVINRLLLRDMLEQQEEEDDSDRVQLLTIHASKGLEYPNVFLLGWEEEILPHRSSIEEGNVEEERRLAYVAITRAKRNLTITLAAKRKQFGEWQTCQPSRFLDELPEEDIDKLGFGTDTEKAQNKERGRETLASLRDLLKK
- a CDS encoding acyl-CoA thioesterase — translated: MTINNVVFQAVAHPWMCDAMLHLTTRHYMAMFDDASYHFLHKVFGWTATQVKEDGIGFADVKHVIEYQAEVGSGELLSISAQLTKLGGKSMTVLYSMYNSQTAELVATLESTSVLFDTNARKAIAFSDDWRARATAYLV